The following proteins are encoded in a genomic region of Variovorax paradoxus:
- a CDS encoding sugar ABC transporter ATP-binding protein, translated as MLRLEGVSKSFPGVKALSGIDLSIRKGEVHALLGENGAGKSTLMKILGGIYQADEGRIFIEGRERRFGGYSDAIAAGVGIIFQEFSLVPYLNAVENIFLGRYLKNGFGLLDKAAMKRSAQAIFEELGVHIDLGVPICRLSVAQQQFVEIGKALSLKARLLVLDEPTATLTPNEAGHLFKIMRELRARGVAMIFISHHLDEIFEVCDRISVLRDGANAGHAEVGATDVNALVEMMVGRKIEHSFPAKPQPAPRGRKVLEVPEIQLTKGGPVNSFELHEGEILGFAGLVGSGRTELALGMMGADRVHRKTVLRNGKPVRLKDPTQALENGIGLLPESRKVEGLITDFTIRFNISMNNLGKHKSVGLVSQKSEKQTAAELSRRVGVKAPGVETRVATLSGGNQQKVVIARWLDHDCEVLIFDEPTRGIDVGAKAEIYSLMRELTQQGKAIIMISSELPEIVGMCDRVAVFSGGSIVATLEGDVINSGDIMRHATSSGGLQ; from the coding sequence ATGCTTCGGCTCGAGGGCGTCTCGAAGAGCTTCCCCGGCGTGAAGGCGCTCTCGGGCATCGACCTCTCGATCCGCAAGGGCGAGGTGCACGCGCTGCTCGGCGAGAACGGGGCGGGCAAGTCGACGCTGATGAAGATCCTCGGCGGCATCTACCAGGCCGACGAGGGCCGCATCTTCATCGAAGGCCGCGAGCGCCGGTTCGGGGGCTACAGCGACGCGATTGCGGCGGGCGTCGGCATCATCTTCCAGGAGTTCAGCCTCGTTCCGTACCTGAACGCGGTGGAGAACATCTTTCTGGGCCGCTATCTGAAGAACGGTTTCGGCCTGCTCGACAAGGCCGCGATGAAGCGCTCGGCGCAGGCGATCTTCGAGGAACTGGGCGTTCATATTGACCTCGGCGTGCCGATCTGCCGGCTCTCGGTGGCGCAGCAGCAGTTCGTCGAAATCGGCAAGGCGCTGTCGCTGAAGGCGCGGCTGCTGGTGCTCGACGAGCCGACCGCCACGCTCACGCCCAACGAGGCCGGACACCTGTTCAAGATCATGCGGGAGCTGCGCGCGAGAGGTGTGGCGATGATCTTCATCTCGCACCACCTGGACGAAATCTTCGAGGTGTGCGACCGCATCAGCGTGCTGCGCGACGGCGCTAATGCGGGGCATGCGGAGGTGGGCGCGACCGATGTGAATGCGCTGGTCGAGATGATGGTCGGCCGCAAGATCGAGCACAGCTTTCCGGCCAAGCCGCAGCCCGCGCCACGCGGACGCAAGGTGCTCGAGGTGCCGGAGATCCAGCTCACAAAGGGCGGCCCGGTGAACAGTTTCGAACTGCATGAAGGCGAGATCCTCGGCTTCGCGGGTCTCGTGGGATCGGGCCGCACCGAACTCGCGCTGGGCATGATGGGTGCCGACCGCGTGCACCGCAAGACGGTGCTGCGCAACGGCAAGCCCGTGCGCCTGAAAGATCCGACGCAGGCATTGGAGAACGGCATCGGCCTGTTGCCCGAGAGCCGAAAGGTCGAGGGGCTGATCACCGACTTCACGATCCGCTTCAACATCTCGATGAACAACCTGGGCAAGCACAAGAGCGTCGGGCTGGTGAGCCAGAAGTCGGAGAAACAAACGGCCGCTGAACTCTCAAGGCGTGTGGGCGTGAAGGCACCGGGCGTCGAGACGCGCGTGGCCACGCTGTCGGGCGGCAACCAGCAGAAGGTGGTGATTGCGCGCTGGCTCGACCACGATTGCGAGGTACTGATCTTCGACGAGCCCACGCGCGGCATCGACGTGGGCGCCAAGGCGGAGATCTACAGCCTGATGCGCGAACTCACGCAGCAGGGCAAGGCCATCATCATGATCTCGAGCGAGCTGCCCGAGATCGTGGGCATGTGCGACCGCGTGGCTGTGTTCTCGGGCGGGTCCATCGTGGCCACGCTCGAAGGTGACGTCATCAATTCGGGCGACATCATGCGTCACGCCACTTCGTCTGGGGGTCTTCAATGA
- a CDS encoding polyhydroxyalkanoic acid system family protein: protein MPDIHIERNHALGIAGAREVARQWMQQVEQDYGLECTYTEGETSDVAVFSRAGIDGTVEVTADTLTLEATLGFLFSSFSDQIEQKIAKNLDALLDAPGGKSRFA from the coding sequence GTGCCTGACATCCATATCGAACGAAACCACGCGCTGGGCATTGCCGGCGCACGCGAAGTCGCACGCCAATGGATGCAGCAGGTCGAGCAGGACTACGGCCTAGAATGCACTTATACCGAAGGCGAGACCAGCGATGTTGCGGTGTTCAGCCGCGCGGGCATCGACGGCACGGTGGAGGTCACGGCCGACACCTTGACGCTGGAAGCCACGCTGGGTTTTCTGTTCAGCAGCTTCAGCGACCAGATCGAGCAGAAGATCGCAAAGAACCTCGACGCACTGCTCGATGCGCCGGGGGGCAAAAGCCGCTTTGCCTGA
- a CDS encoding ABC transporter permease: MNAIATHATPPTPAGGFFTDLRRSTAFLPLVGLVAISIFMIVATDNFLSWGNLQNIALQSSINAIIAVGMTAAILTGGIDLSVGAVVALSGTLASGMMVQFGLPPVLAVPLGLAVGVVIGLFNGYCVAYLRMPPIIVTLATMGIARGIALIYTGGYPIDGLPESFAFLGGGVLAGIKVPILIMLATYLVAYVLLNMAPFGRYVYAIGGNEEATRLSGVRVSRYKLLVYALSGFTAAVAGIVQAARVTSGQPGVGVGFELDAIAAVVMGGTSIAGGRGAIVGTLVGALLLGVLNNGLNMIGVSPYLQLIIKGGIVLLAIFISREAKR, translated from the coding sequence ATGAACGCAATCGCCACCCACGCCACGCCCCCGACACCCGCAGGCGGGTTCTTTACCGACCTGCGCCGATCGACAGCCTTTCTGCCACTGGTCGGCCTGGTCGCGATTTCGATCTTCATGATCGTCGCGACCGATAACTTTCTATCGTGGGGCAACCTGCAGAACATTGCGCTGCAGTCGTCGATCAACGCCATCATCGCCGTGGGCATGACCGCCGCCATCCTCACCGGCGGCATCGATCTGTCGGTAGGTGCCGTGGTGGCGCTGTCGGGCACGCTGGCCTCGGGAATGATGGTGCAGTTCGGGCTGCCGCCGGTGCTTGCCGTACCGCTCGGGCTGGCGGTCGGCGTGGTGATCGGACTCTTCAACGGCTACTGCGTGGCTTACCTTCGCATGCCGCCGATCATCGTGACGCTGGCCACCATGGGCATCGCGCGCGGCATTGCGCTGATCTACACCGGCGGCTATCCGATCGATGGATTGCCGGAGTCGTTCGCCTTCCTCGGCGGTGGCGTGCTCGCGGGCATCAAGGTGCCGATCCTCATCATGCTGGCCACCTATCTCGTTGCGTACGTGCTGCTCAACATGGCGCCGTTCGGCCGCTATGTGTATGCCATCGGTGGCAACGAGGAAGCGACGCGGCTTTCGGGCGTGCGCGTGTCGCGCTACAAGCTGCTGGTGTATGCGCTCAGCGGGTTCACTGCAGCCGTGGCCGGCATCGTGCAGGCGGCGCGCGTGACCAGCGGGCAGCCCGGCGTGGGTGTCGGCTTCGAGCTCGACGCCATCGCGGCGGTGGTGATGGGCGGCACGTCCATCGCGGGTGGACGCGGCGCCATCGTGGGCACGCTGGTCGGTGCGCTCTTGCTGGGCGTGCTGAACAACGGTCTCAACATGATCGGCGTGTCGCCGTACCTGCAATTGATCATCAAGGGAGGCATTGTGCTGCTTGCGATCTTCATCAGCCGCGAGGCAAAACGCTGA
- a CDS encoding AraC family transcriptional regulator, with protein MQPDLEIVEVRGDESFTAWAHGYPYRTVRWHFHPEYEIQLIVETKGVYFVGDHVGHFEPGNLVLMGPDLPHNWISDVPAGQSVERRGIVIQFPAGLVDKMAGAFPEFARLAPLLAEARSGLLFSAEAAVAAKPMMEALLEARGLRRVILLLSLLELLEGSNDRQRLASPAFKPDPKAFMSHAINNVLAHIAANLGDDLREPMLAELVGQSPSAFSRAFRKHTGQSFVRYVNRLRISRACELLTNSEKPVLDVCMDVGFNNVSNFNRQFLLHKRMPPTKFRSFHRMQAAQAVNLRAASVP; from the coding sequence ATGCAACCCGATCTGGAAATCGTCGAGGTCCGCGGGGACGAATCGTTCACCGCCTGGGCCCACGGCTATCCGTATCGCACGGTGCGGTGGCATTTCCATCCCGAGTACGAGATCCAGCTGATCGTCGAGACCAAGGGCGTGTATTTCGTGGGCGACCACGTCGGCCATTTCGAACCCGGCAACCTCGTGCTCATGGGCCCCGACCTGCCGCACAACTGGATCAGCGACGTGCCCGCGGGCCAGAGCGTCGAGCGGCGCGGCATCGTGATCCAGTTTCCGGCCGGGCTGGTCGACAAGATGGCGGGCGCCTTTCCGGAATTTGCCCGCCTCGCCCCGCTGCTGGCCGAGGCCCGCTCGGGCCTGCTCTTCTCGGCCGAGGCGGCAGTCGCGGCCAAGCCGATGATGGAAGCGCTGCTCGAAGCGCGCGGCCTGCGCCGCGTGATCCTGCTACTGTCGCTGCTCGAGCTGCTGGAGGGCAGCAACGACCGCCAGCGGCTCGCAAGCCCGGCGTTCAAGCCCGACCCCAAGGCCTTCATGTCGCACGCCATCAACAACGTGCTCGCGCACATCGCGGCCAACCTGGGCGACGACTTGCGCGAACCGATGCTCGCCGAACTGGTGGGGCAAAGCCCGAGCGCTTTCTCGCGCGCATTCCGCAAGCACACGGGCCAGTCGTTCGTGCGCTATGTGAATCGGCTGCGCATCAGCCGAGCCTGCGAGCTGCTCACCAACAGCGAAAAACCGGTGCTCGACGTCTGCATGGACGTGGGCTTCAACAACGTGTCGAACTTCAACCGCCAGTTCCTGCTGCACAAGCGCATGCCGCCGACGAAGTTCCGCAGTTTTCATCGCATGCAGGCCGCGCAAGCCGTGAACCTGCGTGCCGCCAGCGTGCCGTAG
- a CDS encoding FGGY-family carbohydrate kinase → MKYVIGVDIGTQSTKCLLVGIEGKVRSQSSVAYQPETPKPLWAQQDCEVWFDAVCESVRACVAKSGIAPADIAAMCVSSLYGGAGIPVDEAMQPLHPCLIWMDRRATAEVDAVNATVDVARLQAITGNGIDSYYGFTKMLWIREHLPEVWAKTRYFLPPNSYVNWRLTGELAVDHSSAGNIGGVYDAAQRNWSDEAMRMLGIPSRMMPPRLVESSGVVGGLNAEWAAKLSLAEGMPLMAGGVDAAVATFCAGVTGSGDHVAMIGTSMCWGFVSPTVDARHKLITMPHVYRGADRSYVFGGAITAGAAVTWFRETFCQAETAEAARTGEDAHALIERKAVDVPPGAEGLVFLPYLMGERSPIWDAQAKGAFIGLSLAHSRAHLYRAVLEGVSFALQHNIEAGRQSGQPLDNRLIVVGGAAHSDLWMQIVADITGYPVFTIEEEVEAALGAAMLATLGAGLVDAATAERGWVTLVERARPEPAAQAVYRERFDIYKSLYPALHDAMHRLK, encoded by the coding sequence ATGAAGTACGTGATCGGCGTCGACATCGGCACGCAGAGCACCAAGTGCCTCTTGGTCGGCATCGAGGGCAAGGTGCGCTCGCAAAGCAGCGTGGCCTACCAACCCGAGACGCCGAAGCCGCTGTGGGCGCAGCAGGACTGCGAGGTGTGGTTCGACGCGGTCTGCGAGAGCGTGCGCGCCTGCGTCGCGAAGAGCGGCATCGCGCCGGCCGATATCGCGGCGATGTGCGTGAGCAGCCTGTACGGCGGCGCGGGCATCCCGGTCGATGAAGCGATGCAGCCGCTGCACCCTTGCCTGATCTGGATGGACCGCCGCGCCACCGCCGAGGTCGATGCGGTGAACGCAACAGTCGATGTCGCGCGGCTGCAAGCGATCACCGGCAACGGCATCGACAGCTACTACGGCTTCACCAAGATGCTGTGGATTCGCGAGCACCTGCCCGAGGTGTGGGCGAAAACGCGCTACTTCCTGCCGCCCAACAGCTACGTCAACTGGCGGCTGACGGGCGAGCTTGCGGTCGACCACAGCTCGGCCGGCAATATCGGCGGTGTGTACGACGCGGCGCAGCGCAACTGGTCGGACGAAGCCATGCGCATGCTCGGCATTCCGTCGCGCATGATGCCGCCGCGCCTGGTCGAATCGAGCGGCGTGGTCGGCGGCCTGAATGCCGAGTGGGCCGCGAAGCTGAGCTTGGCCGAAGGCATGCCGCTGATGGCGGGCGGCGTCGATGCGGCCGTGGCCACCTTCTGCGCCGGCGTGACCGGCAGCGGCGACCATGTCGCGATGATCGGCACCAGCATGTGCTGGGGCTTCGTGAGCCCCACAGTGGATGCACGCCACAAGCTCATCACCATGCCGCACGTCTACCGTGGCGCGGACCGCAGCTATGTGTTCGGCGGCGCCATCACCGCGGGCGCAGCCGTCACGTGGTTTCGGGAAACCTTCTGCCAGGCGGAAACGGCCGAGGCCGCCCGCACCGGTGAAGACGCGCATGCGCTCATTGAGCGCAAGGCCGTCGATGTGCCACCGGGTGCGGAAGGCCTGGTCTTCCTGCCCTACCTGATGGGCGAGCGCAGCCCCATCTGGGATGCGCAAGCCAAGGGCGCGTTCATCGGCCTCTCGCTCGCGCACAGCCGCGCACACCTGTACCGCGCGGTGCTCGAGGGCGTGAGCTTCGCGCTGCAGCACAACATCGAAGCCGGCCGGCAAAGCGGGCAACCGCTGGACAACCGATTGATCGTGGTCGGCGGCGCTGCGCATTCGGATCTCTGGATGCAGATCGTGGCCGACATCACGGGCTACCCGGTGTTCACCATCGAGGAAGAAGTCGAGGCAGCGCTGGGCGCGGCGATGCTCGCGACGCTCGGTGCGGGGCTGGTCGATGCGGCAACGGCCGAGCGCGGCTGGGTCACGCTGGTGGAGCGCGCGCGGCCCGAACCGGCGGCGCAAGCCGTGTACCGCGAGCGCTTCGATATCTACAAGTCTCTTTACCCTGCGTTGCACGATGCGATGCACCGACTGAAATGA
- a CDS encoding alcohol dehydrogenase catalytic domain-containing protein produces the protein MSYQKLQPGASGAIGKLAAMQAVVCHGPKDYRLETVDVPTIGPNELLISIAACGICASDCKCHSGAKMFWGGDGQPSWVKAPVIPGHEFFGYVEALGEGAAEHFGVEQGDRVIAEQIVPCDKCRFCTSGKYWMCEVHNIFGFQRIVADGGMADYMRLPPTSRVHKIPDGISLEDAAIIEPLSCAIHTVNRGDIQLDDVVVIAGAGPLGLMMVQAAHLKTPKKLIVIDLVPERLALAKKFGADVTINPKTENADAIVKGLTEGYGCDVYIETTGAPVGVTQGLDMIRKLGRFVEFSVFGSETSADWSIIGDRKELDVRGAHLGPYCYPIAIDLLARGLVTSKGIVTHDFPLTEWERAFRLANSLDSIKVLLKPQPRS, from the coding sequence ATGTCTTATCAAAAGCTCCAGCCCGGCGCGTCGGGCGCCATCGGCAAACTCGCCGCCATGCAGGCCGTCGTCTGCCACGGCCCGAAGGACTACCGCCTCGAGACCGTCGATGTGCCAACCATCGGCCCGAACGAGCTGCTGATCTCCATCGCAGCCTGCGGCATCTGCGCCTCCGACTGCAAATGCCACTCGGGCGCGAAGATGTTCTGGGGCGGCGACGGACAGCCTTCATGGGTCAAGGCACCCGTGATTCCCGGCCATGAGTTCTTCGGATACGTCGAAGCACTCGGCGAAGGTGCGGCCGAACACTTCGGCGTGGAGCAAGGCGACCGCGTGATCGCCGAGCAGATCGTGCCCTGCGACAAGTGCCGCTTCTGCACCTCGGGCAAATACTGGATGTGCGAGGTGCACAACATCTTCGGCTTCCAGCGCATCGTGGCCGACGGCGGCATGGCCGACTACATGCGGCTGCCGCCGACCTCGCGCGTGCACAAGATCCCCGACGGCATCTCGCTCGAAGACGCGGCCATCATCGAGCCGCTCTCGTGCGCGATCCACACGGTCAACCGCGGCGACATCCAGCTCGACGACGTGGTGGTGATCGCGGGCGCCGGCCCGCTCGGCTTGATGATGGTGCAGGCCGCGCACCTGAAGACGCCGAAGAAGCTGATCGTGATCGACCTCGTGCCCGAGCGCCTCGCACTCGCCAAGAAGTTCGGCGCCGACGTGACGATCAATCCGAAGACCGAGAACGCCGATGCGATCGTGAAAGGCCTGACCGAAGGCTACGGCTGCGACGTGTACATCGAGACCACGGGCGCGCCCGTCGGCGTGACGCAGGGGCTGGACATGATCCGCAAGCTCGGCCGCTTCGTCGAGTTCAGCGTGTTCGGCTCAGAGACGAGCGCCGACTGGTCGATCATCGGCGACCGCAAGGAGCTCGACGTGCGCGGCGCGCACCTGGGCCCCTACTGCTACCCGATTGCGATCGACCTGCTGGCGCGCGGGCTCGTCACCTCGAAGGGCATCGTGACGCACGACTTTCCGTTGACCGAGTGGGAGCGCGCCTTCAGACTGGCCAACTCGCTCGATTCCATCAAGGTGCTGCTCAAGCCGCAGCCCCGATCCTGA
- a CDS encoding aminopeptidase, with the protein MRAAPASALAGALLLLSGCADLGYYWQSASGHIGIMRAAKPVPEWLADPAVSEPLKAKLELAQRIRRFAVTELALPDNPSYKAYADLRRPAAVWNVVATPPYSLTLKNWCFPVAGCVGYRGYYDEAAAKAEAEAQRAKGLETAVYPVPAYSTLGWMNWAGGDPLLSTFIGYPEGELARIVFHELSHQVLYVPGDTVFNESYATAVERIGGALWLQREAGEAARSEYARFDAQRQQFRALALQTRRALGQVYESAQAKAGDWAAVDAMKKAAMDDFRQRYAGLRAEWQGPRQGAYDLWVARANNATFAAQGAYDDLVPGFEALFEREGRNWPRFYKEVRRIAALPTMDERRHALQTATGVLQTNNSIHKNQDNHGDHGA; encoded by the coding sequence GTGAGGGCCGCCCCCGCATCCGCCCTGGCCGGCGCGCTCTTGCTGCTCAGCGGCTGCGCCGACCTCGGCTACTACTGGCAGTCGGCCAGCGGCCACATCGGCATCATGCGGGCCGCCAAGCCGGTGCCCGAGTGGCTGGCCGACCCGGCCGTCTCCGAGCCGCTCAAAGCCAAGCTCGAACTCGCGCAGCGCATCCGCCGCTTTGCGGTGACCGAACTGGCACTGCCCGACAACCCCAGCTACAAGGCCTACGCCGACCTGCGCCGTCCCGCGGCGGTGTGGAATGTGGTGGCCACGCCGCCGTATTCGCTCACGCTCAAGAACTGGTGCTTTCCAGTAGCGGGCTGCGTGGGCTATCGCGGCTACTACGACGAGGCCGCGGCCAAGGCCGAAGCCGAGGCGCAACGTGCCAAGGGCCTGGAAACGGCCGTCTACCCCGTGCCCGCATATTCGACGCTGGGCTGGATGAACTGGGCCGGCGGCGATCCCTTGCTTTCCACCTTCATCGGCTACCCCGAGGGCGAGCTGGCCCGCATCGTGTTTCACGAACTCTCGCACCAGGTGCTCTATGTGCCGGGCGACACCGTCTTCAACGAGTCGTACGCCACGGCGGTGGAGCGCATCGGCGGAGCCCTGTGGCTGCAGCGCGAGGCGGGCGAGGCCGCGCGAAGCGAGTACGCGCGCTTCGATGCACAGCGCCAGCAGTTCCGCGCGCTGGCTCTCCAAACGCGCCGTGCGCTCGGCCAGGTGTACGAATCCGCGCAGGCCAAGGCTGGCGACTGGGCGGCGGTCGACGCCATGAAAAAGGCGGCCATGGACGATTTCCGGCAGCGCTACGCCGGGCTGCGCGCAGAATGGCAAGGCCCGCGCCAGGGCGCCTACGACCTGTGGGTGGCACGCGCCAACAATGCGACCTTCGCAGCCCAGGGGGCTTACGACGATCTGGTGCCCGGCTTTGAGGCGCTGTTCGAACGCGAGGGCCGCAACTGGCCGCGCTTCTACAAGGAAGTCCGCCGCATCGCCGCGTTGCCGACGATGGATGAGCGGCGCCATGCACTGCAAACGGCCACCGGTGTCCTGCAGACGAACAATTCCATCCACAAGAACCAAGACAACCACGGAGATCACGGTGCCTGA
- a CDS encoding SDR family oxidoreductase has protein sequence MNISFDFSTQRALVTGASSGIGRAVAVRLAQSGAAVTAVGRNAAALDTLHTEAGCTPLVIDIENAAALERALAPLPAFDLVVNCAGIALLESALDFQAENFDAVMAVNARAAALVASRCGKAMVSAGVRGSIVNVSSQASLVALDAHLCYCASKAAMDAITRSLCLEFGPHGIRVNSVNPTVTLTPMAEQAWADPAKSAAALKNIPLGRFAQVDEVVAPILFLLSDGASMISGAALPVDGGYTIV, from the coding sequence ATGAATATCTCCTTCGACTTCTCCACCCAACGCGCACTCGTCACCGGCGCCAGCAGCGGCATCGGCCGCGCGGTCGCAGTGCGGCTCGCGCAATCAGGCGCAGCGGTAACGGCCGTGGGCCGCAATGCCGCAGCACTCGACACCCTGCACACAGAAGCGGGCTGCACGCCACTGGTGATCGATATCGAAAATGCGGCCGCATTGGAACGAGCACTCGCACCATTGCCGGCATTCGATCTCGTGGTGAACTGCGCCGGCATCGCATTGCTCGAATCGGCGCTCGACTTCCAAGCCGAAAACTTCGACGCCGTGATGGCCGTCAATGCACGTGCCGCGGCGCTGGTGGCCTCGCGCTGTGGCAAGGCGATGGTTTCGGCAGGCGTGCGCGGCAGCATCGTCAACGTGTCGAGCCAGGCTTCGCTGGTCGCGCTCGACGCACACCTCTGCTACTGCGCATCGAAGGCCGCGATGGATGCGATCACGCGGTCGCTGTGCCTCGAGTTCGGGCCTCACGGCATTCGGGTGAACAGCGTGAATCCGACCGTCACGCTCACGCCGATGGCCGAACAGGCCTGGGCCGATCCCGCGAAGAGCGCGGCTGCGCTCAAGAATATTCCGCTCGGGCGGTTTGCGCAGGTCGACGAAGTGGTGGCGCCGATCTTGTTTCTGCTCTCCGATGGCGCATCGATGATCAGCGGCGCGGCGCTGCCGGTGGACGGCGGCTACACCATCGTCTGA
- a CDS encoding ABC transporter substrate-binding protein, with translation MKNLLKATAIVAALVCGASAAQAQAPKQPLRIGMTFQELNNPYFVTMKQALEEAAASIGATVVTTDARHDVAKQIGDVEDMIQKKIDILLLNPTDSSGVQSAVRSAKKAGLIVVAVDANAQGPVDSFVGSKNTDAGRLACEYLAKNIGEKGDVAILDGIPVVPILERVKGCREALAKYPGIKVVSTQNGKQERATALTVTENILQANKDLKGIFSVNDGGSMGALAAIEASGKDVKLASVDGAPEAIKAMQKPGSKFIATTAQYPRDQIRLAIGIALAKKWGANVPAAVPVDVKLIDAEGAKTFTW, from the coding sequence ATGAAGAACCTTCTCAAAGCCACCGCCATCGTTGCCGCATTGGTCTGCGGCGCCTCCGCCGCGCAGGCGCAAGCGCCCAAGCAGCCGCTGCGCATCGGCATGACCTTCCAGGAACTGAACAACCCGTACTTCGTGACGATGAAGCAGGCGCTCGAAGAAGCCGCGGCCAGCATCGGCGCGACCGTGGTCACCACCGATGCGCGGCACGACGTCGCCAAGCAGATCGGCGACGTGGAAGACATGATCCAGAAGAAGATCGACATCCTGCTGCTGAACCCGACCGACTCCTCCGGCGTGCAGTCGGCGGTGCGTTCGGCCAAGAAGGCGGGGCTGATCGTGGTGGCAGTGGACGCCAATGCGCAGGGGCCAGTCGATTCGTTCGTGGGCTCGAAGAACACCGATGCGGGCCGCCTCGCCTGCGAATATCTCGCAAAGAACATCGGCGAGAAAGGCGACGTGGCCATTCTCGACGGCATTCCGGTCGTGCCGATCCTGGAGCGCGTGAAGGGCTGCCGCGAAGCGTTGGCCAAGTACCCGGGCATCAAGGTGGTGAGCACGCAGAACGGCAAGCAGGAACGCGCCACCGCGCTCACCGTGACCGAAAACATCCTGCAGGCCAACAAGGACCTGAAGGGCATCTTCAGCGTGAACGACGGCGGCTCGATGGGCGCACTGGCCGCCATCGAGGCCAGCGGCAAGGACGTGAAGCTCGCGAGCGTGGACGGCGCACCCGAAGCTATCAAGGCAATGCAGAAGCCGGGCTCGAAGTTCATCGCCACCACCGCGCAGTACCCGCGCGACCAGATCCGCCTGGCCATCGGCATTGCACTGGCCAAGAAGTGGGGCGCCAATGTGCCGGCCGCCGTGCCGGTCGATGTGAAGCTGATCGACGCCGAGGGCGCGAAAACCTTCACCTGGTAA